CAATTCTAGTACCAGAGCTGTAAGGAGGAAACACAATAGAGGCAGAAAATTACATGCTAAAGTGTCAAAGGACATGCAGGGCAAGGGGAGTATTCTTGGGCACTTCCCTTGCATCAGATGTTCTCCAATCTGACACATGCACCAGCATTTGGTCcacttttttctctcttacTGAATAAAGTAACTTCTTGCAGTCTGTTAATAATTAACAGACTGCAAGAAGCTACtttatttactttatttattattgttttcatgaTTACTTTGTATGATGTGCAGTTATATCTTTAGGGACGGATATCATTTTATATGACTAGCTATGGTGAAGAAGGAACTCATTTTGGTAGCGCTGCTGCTCTTTTACCTGAAGATGTGGTTCTTGGTCAGTACCGTGAAGCCGGTGTTATTATGTGGAGAGGTTTTACACTTGATGACTTCATGAATCAGTGCTATGCAAATCAAAATGATCTTGGCAAAGGCAGACAGATGCCTGTTCATTATGGTTCTTCAAAACTGAACTTTGTCACCATCTCTTCTACATTAGCAACTCAGATGCCTCAAGGTGGGTTTAAAATAATGTATTAATTatgattatcataattatttccTTCTAGAAGATGCTTTTCATGTAACAGGGAATTAGGACAATCGCTTtctagaaagaaacatgaaTATTTTTGGTACTTAGTTGTTGCAGCATCAGCTTGGCATGATTGCCATTGGTGTGTAACaaaaaatattccttattcCTATCTTGAAAAAGTATTTATGTACATAATGTCAATATGTGAATGTATTAGAACTGCTGGTTAAAATGAATGTGTATGATTCAAACAGTTTTTTAGCACTACCTAAGAAGtagtgagaaaggcctgaaaaagtcTGGTTTGAACAGGGCCTGAAATGTGAGGATCATCCACATTATACAAGAGCAAAACTAACCTGTTCCTGCTTTTGCAATCTAGCACAATCAAACATTCACAGGACATTGTTGGCTTTGTAACCCCTCATATAGCTTTGTAACCTTTTCTATTGTGTTCTTTTATGTTAATATTAGTCTTCGTTAAAATACCTTTATGTCGATAGAGTAGCATTGCACTTTGGAAGTTTTTAATATAATTCTCTTTGAGGTGTGTTTTAATCTTGTAACCATAATTTTGTTGGGATTTTCAGCATCAGGATATGGATATGCATTGAAGAGAGCAGGAAATGGGAATTGCGTAATGTGCTACTTCGGCGAAGGAGCAGCAAGCGAGGGTGATGCCCATGCTGCATTTAACTTTGCTGCTACTCTTGAGGTCCCTATCATTTTCTTCTGGTAAAATGAACCTTGAAAAGATCTCATTATCAATTTTCcaatgtatatgttgtggtttaaattcatccttggtttaatgttttttggactggtttcaattttatttgccattgttctatataatttatggtaatgaatacatgacaaaagaacatAAAAATTGAGCCGgtttcaaaaattttgcaccaaaaataaatttaaaccacaacatatacatgcAATTTTTAATCCACCTCTGTACTATGTCTGGGACCCAtaaagaaaatgttgttttatttcaaCAGCCGTAACAATGGTTATGCCATATCTACACCTACCAGTGAACAGTACAAAGGAGATGGTATAGGTAAGTTTCATGCAATCTCTTATTTCTAACTGGAGCTCGAAGGGGCAGTTTAATGTACTATTTGAGTGGAGGTCCACCAGGGTTGAAAACACTTGAAAACAACTCAATAGaaatttacaagaaatttaTTACTTAACTGGATTCAGTTTTCGTCATCTACAGCTGAAGGTAATTTTCCTTGGCAAAAAGAGGTAAAGGAGAAGGAGTTCTAAGAATGACAATAGATAGATTGTACATTGAACAGCTTTGTCATAGTTTACAAAATTGAAGACTTGTACaggttttgtccaaaatcataCTTGTATTCAACTACAAAAAAATACTTCTAACCTTGAGAAAAACTTGCAGAGCCATCAGACTTATTTAAAAGACACTGCTTGCGTCTCGTCGACCTCAATTTGGACAAAATATTTGAGAGGTTAACATCCATTGGAGAAGAGTGACAATAGACAGATTGTACACTGTCTGGTGTGGCTCTTATGAATATTCATGAGAACAAGCTTGTTGATTACGGTGTTTTGTTTCAACAAATGCAGAAACAGTTATCTTATAGAATGCTTCTCATGGATCCAATATCTTGAGGACCTTTGATGAAATGGCAAAGCTCTGCATGGTCCAGGGTAAAATGCCTGCCATGTGGCAAATCACAAAATTTGTTGACTTTCTTTATTACTTTTATATGATCTAATAAAAGTACATATTACATATTCTCAGTATGATTGGTTTACCTTATGCTTAAAAAAACCACTCAAGTAAACTTAAATAACGATTTAGGCCAACAACAGATTTCAGTAGATAACTGTACTTTGTGGTGATATCTTGTTGAGAAAACCAAACAAGTAAGCAACCAGTTGGCAAACAAGGATAGCAAACGAGCGAGTTTATGTTCTCACTATACTTATGTTGAATTTGTAATACTATAGGAAAATTCATCACCCAAGTCGTGAATTCCACGTTAAATTGCACGTGAAAAACCTACCTATATCGCACGAATCGTGAAGCAATttgtgcgatatcggttttcaagtgcaatctaATGTGGAATTCACAAGTCAGGTAATGATCACATAAAttattgaataaaataaaagacaaaaacagcaataatattgtttggttttatcctgaGCACGCGCTCCAGAATGCCGtttcaaagtcaactgtcaaaactgcCATTGCATTAGCAAATAAGCAAGATTTTAGATTCTTAAAGTAAGTGCCAAGCCTGTTGAAATCAAAAGGTTAATTAACAATGTTCAATCATGAGTGAATCAATGAGTGGAAATCACTATTTCTGATGACCATAATAATTTTGCTTTCAACACTCCCATATGCTTTCAGCAGTTGTTTCCTCAAACCTACCCAAGATCTGCTCTAGAAAATGGCAAATATACTGCTACtaattgatttgatttattGGCATTTCATTAAATTTACTAATCTTATTATTGCTACTATTGTTTCAGCTGGACGGGGAAGAGGCTATGGAATGATATCAATTCGTGTAGATGGAAATGATGTCTTTGCTGTTTATAATGTCACGAAAGCAGCACGCGAGATTGCCGTGAATCAACAAAGACCAGTACTAGTTGAGGCCATGACGTACAGGTCTGACAGTCAGATATAATGTATCAACGTTATTTTGTCATGATGACGTTATTAATGAATGTTTTGTCATTGTGCTGTGCAACAACTACAATAAGAGAAGCCCCTTGGTGTTAATTTGACACATTCATACATTTTTTCCCAATATGATCCAAAATTAATGATTGAGGGCCAAACAAGGAGGCCTTATTTGGAGAAAAATTCTTTACTTGCCTAAGTAGTGTTAAATGGGATCTTGTGTATTTTGtgcacccctcgaccgatatatcggtcgacataGCGGCCGACTCTCGGCCAATACGTTGACCGTTGATTATCGGCAGAATATTGGTCGACTATCGGTGGTCTATCAGTCGACTGTCTTATActgtattagtaaaatccaactagtggtctattatcaatgctgcattctgattggttgagctactactaggctatatgttatagcccactagtagcgaaaagcgcccgccatatttgtaatgttttggcggcaaaaaaggattaaagtctagatttaacttgcgaaagatgttttgtctcgatatttttttgaccaactagttggattttactaaaacaattattattccccTCGTCCTCATGGCcgctgagtcaatagcccatttgcgctcgaggaataattgttaaatataagtCAAAAGTTTAGACTGATACTGTCAGATGTATAAGTTATATGCATTTCATCCTTTTGCAAtgtccgaaaaaaaaaaaatttaaaacatgatacttcaagttcaattttccccacTGCACCCAGGCAAAGCTCAAATCTCCACCCCCGGGAAAGCTTTgcaaatcaaattccccactccccgtTGAGAAAGgggggggatgttgaagttttgaTTTGAGCTGTGCTTTAGTCTTCATGGACAATCCGGCCGATTGGGCTCGATTTAGtttcaattgaaggggtgtgtggaataaggccttaagtgacttttgatgcaatgtcaaattctcctagtcattcacaactgaatacaaggaaatttggaagaagaatctgataatttatcagaaatcacttaaggcttttctccaggcacccttGCAATTGATTTTTGTGCGATTGACTATGCCGGACTGATACAAAGCAGCCTTTGAGAAACGAAGGGTAGATCAGGGATATCTGCGCTGCTCAGCAGAAGTCACTAATCAAGGTTAAATTATGTCTGCGACTCAAGTTACAGTCACTAGTACGCAAGTAGCAGTGAGGTATCAGCGGAATGTTAGTAGCCTATCGATCGAcatgttggccgactgtcggacGACAACTCttggtcgacatatcgaccgagtGTCTTTTGAGATATCAGCCGATATCTCAGTTGATTTTTCGGTtaatatgtcgaccgacacatCTCAATTATTGATATATCGGTggacatgtcgaccgacatatcaaTCGAGCATCAACCAACACTTGGTCGATATGTagaccgatatatcggtcgaggggtgctCAAAATACACGACtcattaaataattaatttttttccgacTTCATTCATTAAGTATGCATTCAAAGTTGAATTTGAATAATGTATTATCAGTTACAGTTAGCTTCAGGGCAATCAAAGTTTGTTTCTTAGAAAATGACAGAATAATTCtgaacaattattattggtCATCTCAAAACTTGATGAGTTAATGTaattgctgaattttttttccttgtctttaCCAATCTAACATTTCATTAAGcaattttctagaaaaaaaaagtgcacaAAAAAAAACCGAGTGACCAGGGATAgtagacaataatattattgaattaTTGACAGTTGCAAAGGTTTATGTGGAAGACAATGAAATCAATTTTTACCTACAATGATGATTTTTGTGCAATTCCGGCTTTTAATGAATACATTATCAGTTCCCTACTGGCAACAACTAAGTTGAAGTTATTTGAATCCAATTTTTCTCTTTGACCTAACAACACATCAATAGATcgttttacagtttcttgcctagttgcctggcctttgaatgaaagtgaggctggaggtgatcttgttttgatagaaacctccctgcttttctcatgttaatgatgctgttctaatgctaattagtaggaatttgcttatgaaaagcagtaaggtttctatcaaaacaaggtcaactccaacctcactttcattcaaaggccaggcaactaagcacacaactgtaaaatggtctattgacacTAAGGAAATTATTTCCTTTCACAGGATTGGTCACCATAGCACCAGTGATGACTCATCGGTGTACCGTTCTCTGCAAGAGGTTAACTACTGGGACAAAGAGGATCATCCCATTGGAAGACTCAGGTATACACTAATATTATAACAAAGACATGTCTTCCGAAGATGTACATTGTTAATGTAGCCCACATTTTTCTCAGAGTGTTGTCCTGGACATGGTGTTTGGTAAGACAAGGAAAGTGGAAGCTGCTTTAGTGATCTGGACTTTGCCATTATTCATGcatcattttttctttgattcaggTTTTTCCTcaaaatattgttttaattattatcatgattactttatttagtatatactaaaacagtggaTAGCGTTGAAGgtgtgatctgattggctagtCAAACTGCGAATATCCTTTGctatttacctccgagcaaCTTGGGAAAAAATGGCGTCCCAGTTTGCATCCGTGTCAAACGAAGAAATCACTCCTTAATTGAGAACACAAAGAAAGTGACTAAATTTAGTTTGGCTATGTTTAAAGCTAATGGTTTAAGTTTTTAACCTGGAGGTTATCGATAAAAACAAATTAGGAAGGGtttgtttacaaaattaatgcaaattaatCTTGCGTAACCTTACttgttcacttgaaaatcaaAGTTGAATTATATTTTTTACAGAATAGTTTTGGTGCTGTATATTATCTCACTGTTTAAGTATGTGTATACTTAGGGTGCATTCGATTGAccgtattccggaataggaatatATGGGATATAAGTtagaaatccttttttttttaacggagATTCAtgttaaaattgtcaaacatctgctaaaatgctattttaaacatatttttatcatcCTTGCTGCTTCGAAACGTGCCAAACATACCGTTTTAATCATCACTCCATGTAATCTTGTTCCGGAATAGGGTCAATCAAACGCGCCCTAAAATaactattcacctcagtgtccgTGGGTAGCAGGGGATATTCACTGAGCAGCTTTGCGCTTTGCGGCTTGGTAAATATCCCTCACTAATCACCTCCACTTCAGTGGatatgttaattattatttatctttaaTAAAAAGTAAGATAAAGATATTGAGGTAAGTTCATTGTTGTGTTGTCATTATTCTTCAGACTTTACATGGAAAGTAAAGGATGGTGGGACAATGGTCTTGAGGAAGACTGGAAAAGAGAGGCTCGTCACCAAGTAATGCAAGCGTTTTCAAGGGCTGAGAAAGCACTCAAACCCCCAATCAAAGATATGTTTACAGATGTGTATGACAAGATGTCTAACAGACTGCAAAACCAATACCAGGAATGTATGGATCACATTGCAAAATACCCACATGAGTACCCCACAGAACTGTATGCAGAAGATAAGTGAGGATTTTTACAAAAAGGATTGATGGCAGGCCTTTGCCAGgctttcattattattaacttCTATGGAAGGCAGCCGATTAGAGTTTTATGGTAGACAGGTTTTGAAGAACCTTGAATTCTCTAATCACTCCAATTAAAGGATAACATCTCTGAGTAAAGTAGGCAATGTTCTTTGTCAGCATTGCTCCAAATAAACGTACCACTCCTCCAGCCATTAATTATTGTCAATGTCAGTTCCCTTTCAGTTGTAGAAAGTCCAACTGTATCCTTTTTTTTATGATACTAATAGTGAAGGTACTCAATCTGAAGTACACAACATAATGGGACAGCTTATCAAAATAATAAGGTACAATCAAGCAACCTGGTTTGCAATTCATTGAATTCCAGCACACGTACATAGGTCAATGTAGAAGTAAATCCTCAAGTCATAGGAAAGTAGTTTTCTGGAAAATTGTTTCAATAATTGTTATGGCATTGTAGTAATAATAAGCTCTGGTAGCTTCATATTTAGCATTAACAAGGATAACTCAATTCAACTTATGTATTTTTGTCAGGATTGTCATACCGTACGTCAAGGTTAATATTTAAGAGGTGgatgcaaattttaaaaaacattatAGCCAACAAACTTTCTTTATTTGCCCTGTGTGCTAAAGAGGTACAGTGGAATCTCCACAATGGCCACTATTTTTTGCCCCAGAAAACTATCCAAACTCGTTTTAACCAGAGTTAGTTACTAACTCTGTTTTAACCTCTCTATGACAGCCATGTTGCCACAATGGCAGTGGCCAGTAAAGTTTGTCCCAAATGCCCAAATAACCTCTTAATGTTGGCCAGTTGAATTAATGACTTGTCAAATTCATGAAACTTTATACATAGGGAACGTCAAATTATTTGGGGCACATGTTTTCATAccattgttgttgtttccataAAGATTGATTGCTAACCGTAACTGAACGGTTGGACAaccaattttcttcatttgtaCATAAAAGGGGAATATTAATATGCTTCAATGCCTGCAGCAAACAATGTGTACCTcagtcattttgttttcttgacattTTCCCTTTAAACATTAAGTTACATTTGATTGCTATAAGTATGGACAGAAAAgcaccaaaagaaaaacaggtGTCATATGACATTCCTGCCTCTCCACAACAACCACTTTCTATTGTCCCCAAGGTGGCTGTTGTGGagaggttcgactgtatctGTAATACTATGCAGAGGAGAGGTGTACTTGAGCCAGTTGTTTCTGGGTATGCTCCCCTCATCTCTCAagtctattttgtgtcatttgaaaatgttgatGGTAGAACATCTTCAGTATGCATCATTCTATCTTATAGTTTTCATCTCAGAAAATAAATAACTAGTCAAAATGAAAGTAAactcttgtttaggaatatAAGTAGCCTCTAATATTAATTTTCACCTTTTGCTTCCAAAAAAAAGTATAGATCCCTGGAAGTTATAACAAAGATTACTGCCACCAACTGACTTTCTTATCAATTTTCTCAAACTCACTGTATTATTGTATAAACCATACCCACAACAACTGCAAAGCCAACAACGGATAAAAGGTTTACTGTGTTAATTCCACTGCATGTATTTCCAACTTGTTTAGTACAACCATAGTACAAGCTAGTTTCAGTGAACAACTGGGGTATGATTATTtatcaataataaaataaacatcaGTCTTTAAGATCCAGTTTTCCAATAAAGTTGGACTTGTATGAACCGAACCATAGTGCATCTCCTTCATCATGTATCTCACTGACATCAGAAATTGTACTACCATTTGGATCATGCAAGCTTCTTACAACCTGGCCATTCTCATTCAGTTCCAGAATAAGGTTGTGTTTTTGTCCAGCAAAAAGACTTGTTAACCGCGGCAAAGAAACCACCTAAATtggtttaaagaaaaataaaaatcaatttcCCTCCATACTACCGGTATATAAAGTCTGTATTCAGAAATTACCTTGAACATATATGTGACATTTTTTTCATATCAATTTCTTAAACTTAACCAAGACAATAACTAATAattagtttaataataattattattattttatggcAGTAAAGTTAACCTAATTCTTGCATTATTCCATGTCTAATACTAAAAGAAAGGCAAGAAAAAGTGAACAAAGTCATTGAAGGAAATTGGTGTTGTGTCAATGGAAGTTAAACataagatgatgatgatgatgattattattatcattatcctCATTGTAAAGCATCACAGGTGCTCCTGGCCTTAGTCAAGTGAGCAACAACTAGTTCCCTCCATTGCCATCTATTGGTCCGCTTTCATAGCAGCACGGACCATTACCACAATGTTTATTTCCTCAGTCCGCTTTACTTTAGCAGTCGTAGGATGAAGGCTGGGTATGCACTGCTCACCCAGAGAGCACCTGCCAGGCAAGAGACCTTCCCAAGAAGGTCAAGTCTCATTCACACTCTTATCTGAAAAACTATTTGAACTTTCACCCTTATATATGAGGACACATGGGTTTCAAACAGGGTATTCCTTCCCAGATGCTTTTAGATGCACCAGCACTAGATGGGTTTGCAGCCAAAGCCAATGAGTCCCAGCTAGCTTCAAGATCTTGTAATACTGAGTAGGAGCCCTTGTCAGGTCCTGACAGCCAGgccatgattattattattattattattattattattattatgacagtgaagacgtatggatgccatatggatccctatccagccagcctggggcgtcgaacgtaacccaggcggccctaaggctaacaactctatagctagtaaagtatgtacataacatctaatttataaataaactaacctaaactaaactaaactaaaaatgactcagttcactctgttctatccccaagacatcactttcagagtgcgggcaatgtttagggtgtgcgagatgacggctctctgcatccattattattattactattattatatgcagtatacacttctgaatgcctcagattacaaataaattgatataggGCGCCAAAGGCGTAGCCTATTCAATTATCACTCCTACGCAGTTAAGatcaaaaaattctaaaatagtgTCTCCCTTCGCCcctaaaatagaaataaatgtcCTATGAACCTATTAAAACTATACTTGAAACTAGTGTCGTCTGAAGCCTTAGTCCGACAGGACCTTGAAGGTCCTGGCAATGTTAAGGGAGCTAGAGATCACAGCTTTCTGCATGTTCCTGAGCACTGATTTACATCGACCACTTCCAACCAATTGGCGTAAGCTTTCCTTGACACTTCGCGAGCTCCCTCCTAGCGCGTCTATTATGATATTATGCTGCTCAGTCTTGTACCCCGGGTATCTCCTTCTTAGTTCGTACCGCAGCGGAGCGTACTTACTCGTCTTCTCTGCACACTTGGTCTCTCTGTTACTAACCCATGGACAGCTCATTTCGAGTAGCaccactttcttcttctccttgtcTATAACAGTACTGTCTATCCTGTTGTTTCTCACCTCCGCGTATTCTGCATAGAGTGGTACGTCCCAGAGTGCCTTTCCTTTCTCGTTCTCGTAGAGCGGCTTCGGCGTATTctgagaataccacggtggtaCAGATGTCACTaggtctattattattattattattattattattattattattattataccttGTCTTTTTACAGTAAAAACAGGATGTGTACTCTGTATTCACCTTAACTAAAAAGTTTCTTGCTCTGGGGTACTTTCCTAACAGATCAGTCACTGGTGTTCGTTTCATTGCCAATCCAACCCAGTAGCCACCACGGCTGCTCAAACGTATGTTATCTGGAAGTCCTGGCAAATTCTGAGCAAACACCTCAGATTTGCCTTCATGTTCTCCTTTAATGTAATACCTGGACATAAAAATAATGTTAGTCCCCAGAAAATAATAACAACTGAAGCACTATTTTCAATTTGCTAGTTTGCTTCAAGAAAGTACCTAATATTTTGCTAACAAAGACTACCTTGTGGCCACAatactcttttttcttttttttttttccaaaaaaaaaaaaagaaaggaggaCTCACGAAACATTACTAATACTAACTGCACTCGGGAGAGAGAAGAAATTGGAGTGTTTTGAAGGAGAGCTCCCCAACAAACCACTGACTTTTAAATTGTCATCACACAGTTGACAGATTCAAACcaagttaaaattattttgagcttacaacaacaaaaaaacatttcatttttacCTAAGAGAAGAAAATAAGAGAGGGCTGCCTAATAATGACACAATAAACTTTGAAGATATTCATTCAGAATCCAAATGTACTTTTCTTAATGTGTCACATTAAATGactttcaaaatacacatgaatgaaaataatgtaaattagtTTTCATACTTAATTATCCTCGCTGATGTGGTTTCTGCCACAAGTAGATGGTCTCCCTCAGGTGACAGTTGAACTCCATTAGCAAAATAAAGGCCTTCCAATAAAACTTCCAGGTCTCCTGTTTTGGGATGATATGCCAATAATCTTCCACTTCCTTCTTGTTCTAATACCATTTCAGCCACTTGTCGACGTTGCCATTTAGCACTTGAATCAGTGAAATAAATGGTTCCGTCACGAGCTATATCAAGGTCATTAACAAATCGAAAGGGCTTGCCATTTATGCCAGGTGACGGAGGCACAAGTGTGTTAACTGTTCTAGCGCGAGTGTTCACTTCAAGTAAACCAAAATAAGCATCTGCAACAATGAGATTGATTCCATATCTGTCAAAACGCATCCCCAATGGACGGCCACAGGTTGGCTCAAGGTCTGGAGTACCTgtatagaaagaaaataaaatttactttacaaatatttccaaaaattaatatCAGAACAATAAGTGGACAAAATTTTGCCAGCTCTAATATCCCTCAGAAAAACCTTAGTGTGATGCAATGGGACTCAAGAATTGTGCACAGGGAAAAACCTTGCAAACAATCAAATGGTTTCATTGCAAAAGTGGTCTCTTTAAATCTACTTCATAAGACCAATGCATTTCCATGATTGCAACTTACCACTAATATTGCTGATACACAACATTTGTGAAAAAGCAAATTGTTGCATTAGTCTGAATTCTGAGCAATATTTGATGATAAAAAATTAGCACATACAGCACTTGGATTGCAgtataacaataaaaaatattattagaTTAATACCTATATTGCTAACTGCCCATCTTCACAGAATGTCCTTACTGTAT
This genomic window from Acropora muricata isolate sample 2 chromosome 2, ASM3666990v1, whole genome shotgun sequence contains:
- the LOC136895703 gene encoding 2-oxoisovalerate dehydrogenase subunit alpha, mitochondrial-like, giving the protein MAAATWICGRKFLHSRWKTSPLRIVPTTLKTVRLFCSSHARTNQHDRELADKARFPGAVNSRYTEKMNFDNPEDGESIPVYRVMDRNGKVFDNSQDPNLDKETIQVMYKKMTLLNTMDRILYESQRQGRISFYMTSYGEEGTHFGSAAALLPEDVVLGQYREAGVIMWRGFTLDDFMNQCYANQNDLGKGRQMPVHYGSSKLNFVTISSTLATQMPQASGYGYALKRAGNGNCVMCYFGEGAASEGDAHAAFNFAATLEVPIIFFCRNNGYAISTPTSEQYKGDGIAGRGRGYGMISIRVDGNDVFAVYNVTKAAREIAVNQQRPVLVEAMTYRIGHHSTSDDSSVYRSLQEVNYWDKEDHPIGRLRLYMESKGWWDNGLEEDWKREARHQVMQAFSRAEKALKPPIKDMFTDVYDKMSNRLQNQYQECMDHIAKYPHEYPTELYAEDK
- the LOC136895713 gene encoding adipocyte plasma membrane-associated protein-like, giving the protein MGVTSLLLSLLFLLLSGLDFLLFFLPSPIDPKPFSFQQIPQLEGALEINNNLTKTKRLFEGQLVGPESFAIDSTGILYTGLADGKIVKLEGDKVIDVIQTGKPPCGTPDLEPTCGRPLGMRFDRYGINLIVADAYFGLLEVNTRARTVNTLVPPSPGINGKPFRFVNDLDIARDGTIYFTDSSAKWQRRQVAEMVLEQEGSGRLLAYHPKTGDLEVLLEGLYFANGVQLSPEGDHLLVAETTSARIIKYYIKGEHEGKSEVFAQNLPGLPDNIRLSSRGGYWVGLAMKRTPVTDLLGKYPRARNFLVKVVSLPRLTSLFAGQKHNLILELNENGQVVRSLHDPNGSTISDVSEIHDEGDALWFGSYKSNFIGKLDLKD